The genomic stretch TAGCCATCTACACGACAAGATGTCTCGTTTTACTCGCATTGATGGAGTTGCGGATTGACGCAGTTCCGTCTAAGCCATTGCTGGCAATCCTACGGTATCAGGCTAGTGACAATCCGTTTCGAGGGTAGATATACCCATCGAGAGACCAACGGAAAGTAGTTTGCAGGAGCGTTAGTTTCGCGTCCTGCCAAGTCAGGAGACAACGGGAGGAGAAAATTGAAATCAGAAGTGGCATTGCTGGCCATCCTGATGTTGATCGTTATAGTCGGCTGCTCACAGGTAGGGTCCGCAGACCTGGGCGAGCCGTACACCGCTACCGAAATAGTCCAGGCCCATGCCGAGAGTCCGTCGGACTTCGAGGACGCCTGGATTGGCTCCCGCATAAATGTCGCAGGAGTCGTAGACCGCATCGAAGATGGGGTAGTCTACCTTGTTGCTGACGACTATGAAGACACCGTGGCCCTCGATGATCTCAGCCGAGACGAGAGAAGGATGTGGGAGTCTGGTGATGAGGTGGAGTATGCCTGCGAAGTTGGGGAGTACGACGATGGATCGGTGATCGTGTTCGAATGCGGGCCCCCCGAACATGGTGCAGCCGCCTCGGGCATACTTGGTAATGCGGGCCCGATTCTCGAATACTGGAGCCTGCCTGCTCTGCTGATCGTGTCCGTGTTGACCGTGACCGCAATGGCTCGCTCGACATGGAGGGGATGGCAGCCACCGATGATCGCGGTAATGTGCCTCGGGGTTTTAGCGATATTGAACGCCGCTGCAACAGTGGTGTTCGGTTACACCACAGTGAACTCCACCGTTTTAACCCCGATAGCGGCTGTCTCGTTTGTAGTCATCCTCTTTCTGAGCTGGATGATATTGGACGCCGAGCGCTTCCCGGGAAACAGTGGAACGCCACCACGCACGGCTGTGACACCAGTGCCTCCTTCCCCAGTCACAGTTCAGCCCGTTCCTCCGCTCGCTAGCTCTCCTGACGTTACAAACGTGTCGGATATCCAGGCTACTGCCGTTGCCAGTCTTGGAAGCCCATCTGCGGCTGCACCTTCTCCATCGCAGACTATGGCGATGCAGCCGGATGTTGCAAGCTCGATGGCATGGCTCGTGGTCACGAGGGGCCCATCAGAAGGGAAGTCCCTGCAGTTGAAAGAAGGCAACAACACCATTGGCCGGTCCCTTGAGAACGACCTGCAGTTGGATGATGCCTCCGTCTCGCGCTCCCATGCCATGGTGAGCGTAAAGGATGAAGAGTTTACGTTGGTCGATCTGGGAAGCGCCGGTGGAACGAGGATTGGCGATCATAGGATCGCTGGGAGACAGATCGGCGAGGGAAGTGCCATCATCGTTGGACAGACTAGGATGAGTCTGATGACTGTGGATGCCTTCCAGGGAGGGCCCTCCTCCGGGGCGACAATGGTGGGATCGCCAACTGGGTCGTCACTGTCGCTGATAGCCCAGTCAGGTCCAGATGCTGGCAAGAGCTTCCTGCTGTCATCGGCACAGAACCTGATAGGCAGGGACTCTTCCGCCCAGGTAATGCTGTCAGATCCCACCGTAAGTCGCCGGCACGCAATGATCAGGGTGGATGCGGACCGCACGACTATTTCGGACCTCGGTTCGCAGTCTGGAACTCAGGTGGACGGCGAGCGTATACAGGGCGTACGAGTTTCAGTAGGTGAAAGGGTAGTGGTAGGTCAGTCCGAATTCACACTGATGAGACCCAATAGTTGATGAGATTCTTACGTGTAGGCGGCCCAGAGCCGCCCGTGATGTCGGCAGAAGGTATCACCGATGTCGGAGTTCTTCGATCCAACAATGAAGACAATTTCTCAGTGCGACTGGATGAGGAAGCCCCTCTGGGCGACGCTCTGCTGGCAGTCGCTGATGGTATGGGTGGGCACGCGGCCGGCGAAATTGCCAGCCAGATTTCTCTCGACCTACTGATAGAGGCTCTTTCGAAGTCAACTTCACTGGAGGAACGCACGCTCCAGGCGGCAGTGGAACAGGCCAATGACGGTGTCTATAGGGCATCTTCCCTAGGACCCAACATGCAGGGCATGGGGACCACGCTTGTCGCCGGGTTGCTGGTAAGAAGCGTGCTGCACATCTGTAATGTGGGGGACAGCCGGGCCTATCTCTTGAGAGAGGGAAGGCTGGCCCAACTGACGCGAGACCATAGCTGGGTGGGAGACATGGTTGCCAGGGGGTTACTCACGCCTGAGCAGGCCGCTGTACATCCCCGCAGAAGCGTACTTACACGTGCGTTAGGCGTGGCTGACTTTGTGCAAGTCGATGTGACTCGGGTCTCCCTGCGTCAGGGAGACCGCATTCTACTTTGTTCTGATGGGCTATACGGCCTGGTAGACGAGGACACCATAGCGACAGTCCTTAACAGGGGATCTCTAAGATCAGCTGCTCGGGAGCTGGTCAGGTTGGCCAATAACGCGGGTGGCACCGACAATGTTACTGTCGTTGTCGCACAGATGAATGCTGCTGTTGAGATTGTGGAGTCCGAGACCGACGGTCCTATGGACACTCTCACACCTGGATCCCCCGCGCCAAGTCAGGTACAAGGCGGCATGAGGATCGCAGGCTTCGCCTTGGGCGACGCCGGCAGTGGCGTGGGACCACCATGGCGCAGAAGGCTTTCGTTGTTCGCGGGAGGGTTCGGCGCGATTATCGTGATAGTACTGGTATTGATCGTCGTTACCCAGACTGGAGAGGATGATGAAGGCGCTGACCGTCTTTCTCTGGCCATTCCTTCTGGGAACGGGACAACCACTCCAACACATACTCCGACGCCAGTCGGGGAAGGGGTGTCTAGCGCGGCGACTTTAGGTGAAGCGGTGCCCACGGGCACACCAGATGCGCCTCCCACAGTCAGCCCGACTCAGACACCTTCACCAACGGCGATGCCTACTCCCAGAGTCACTCCTGAGCCTACCATCACGCCCACACAGACACC from Dehalococcoidia bacterium encodes the following:
- a CDS encoding FHA domain-containing protein, whose protein sequence is MKSEVALLAILMLIVIVGCSQVGSADLGEPYTATEIVQAHAESPSDFEDAWIGSRINVAGVVDRIEDGVVYLVADDYEDTVALDDLSRDERRMWESGDEVEYACEVGEYDDGSVIVFECGPPEHGAAASGILGNAGPILEYWSLPALLIVSVLTVTAMARSTWRGWQPPMIAVMCLGVLAILNAAATVVFGYTTVNSTVLTPIAAVSFVVILFLSWMILDAERFPGNSGTPPRTAVTPVPPSPVTVQPVPPLASSPDVTNVSDIQATAVASLGSPSAAAPSPSQTMAMQPDVASSMAWLVVTRGPSEGKSLQLKEGNNTIGRSLENDLQLDDASVSRSHAMVSVKDEEFTLVDLGSAGGTRIGDHRIAGRQIGEGSAIIVGQTRMSLMTVDAFQGGPSSGATMVGSPTGSSLSLIAQSGPDAGKSFLLSSAQNLIGRDSSAQVMLSDPTVSRRHAMIRVDADRTTISDLGSQSGTQVDGERIQGVRVSVGERVVVGQSEFTLMRPNS